The Bubalus kerabau isolate K-KA32 ecotype Philippines breed swamp buffalo chromosome 12, PCC_UOA_SB_1v2, whole genome shotgun sequence region GAATGGGCCGCTTGTGAAGGAACAACTTCACCCTCAATGGAAATATTCAAAGAGGCTGAACAAGCTGGGCATGTTGTTCATCCCCAGAGGAACTTGAGTTTCCTGGATGAGGTGCAAGCTGAGACCAGGAGGCAGCCGCGGTGTTTTCCATCTGACGTTCAAGGATCGGATGACATTTGACTTTGGAGTGTCATATCTGTTTTGAAAGTATGAATGATGGCAAGGTTGGAAAGTGTGAAGGTTTTAACTTTCGAGATTTGGGAAATAAATTTCCCAAGAGAAACTTGTCTTCTTCTATGAAGACCAGAATGAGAAGTTTTTGTACTTCCTCCAAATTTctaggaaatgtttttcttttctgtttgtttacttTCTTGTTTTTGGGTCTCAGGGCAGAGGTGTGAGCGAGCCATACCCTTCATGTCATAGTACATGCGCACCATCTCAGCAAGACCCCCCTGTTGTATGTGTATCTGTCTGTATCTTGTTTCATTCATCCTTTTTACCCATTTCatacttcctttccttttccagcttcttCCTGGCAACCTTTCTAGTGTGTTTGATGTAGGTCtttgacaaatattttcacaCATATCCACTTAAGGACTTGTGTAAAAATTTAGAAGAGGGAGCAGGATTGTTGGCTTGTAgggtatttatatataaattaacaaaataccataagaTTGCTCTCCAGAAAGCAACATTTTGTATTCTTATCAGTGAAACTTATCTGATATTGTCAATGTTAAGATGTCATGAGTTGCCCCCaaacaataatataaaaataagtaataataatataatacaaGTGTAATTGATGGATGGTATCACATGTCTTTTGCTTGGATTAAGGCAGGTCACAAAGGATCTGCTACATTGAAATAACTGGAATTGCACTGTGAAGCTAATATGAATAGTAGAAATGTTAGATTCTGTCGTCAGTCTTTCTTTTGTTCTAGATGAATAGATTGgtagcctttatttatttatttttttggttgctaGCCTTTAAActatgttgtttttttaaaaagtctttcaaTTGTTTATTTCACATAGCGTTGCAGAAAGGACTAGCAGTTGACTTCAACCTCAGTAAAAATCAGAAAGATGTTGTCCCAGTGTGTGAAATGTCAGCTTCTGTTAAGAGCTATTTTCAAATAGTTTTACCTTACTACCATTATGTTGCAGCTGACGTCAACGACTGGTCAGAAGCAACTTAGAGCAAGTGGAAATGCTGCATTTCCAGTAGATTCTTCTCCTTTGCCATGGTTTTACTGCTGCAGCCACAACCACTGCCTTTTTCTTGAGAGCTTGTTCGGAGGTTCTAGCAGGGGAGCGCAGCTACTCGTATACCCTTGACCGAAGACCGGTCCTCCTCTATCGGGGATGGTCGTTCTCTTCGACCGAGCGCGCAGCTTCGGGAGGGACGCACATGGAGCGGTGTGGGAGGAAGGGGACACCCGCCTAGCCAGCCAGATCAGCCGAATCAACCCTGGCGATCAATGGGGTGACAGATGTCGCAACCAGATCGCCCTCACATCCcactgcctttttcttttcctttcagagaGCGGAGAAGACGATGCTGACAGGACAGTGGTTGCAGAGATCATGCGGAGATGTTTCGTTCCAGCGTTTGTAACGACCATCCCCTGGGAAGGGTTTCATTTCGCTGGTCATGAGATCCGGATCAATGAAGCCACGGATTGTTATGGCGCTGTTGTTTGGCCATCggtataatttaaattatttttcatccaATTTTGTCTATTATTATATACCATTTGGAAGGAGAAGAGAGGTTCCATAGTTCTATTTTGTGACCTCAAGCAACAGTAAAATTTAGAAATCAAGAAATTGGGAAAATGTTTCCACCAATTCTATTTCTGACTTGTAGGGTTAATAAAGACTGTTGTTTACACATTCAGTTTTTGGTTACTATGGGTCAGAAAAGTTTAGAATTGTACacatttttatttcccatttaaCTGGGCTTTATTTGAGTTAAACGATTAAAATGAAATCTGTATCAGTCTCAACATGCAGAATATTCTAAAAGGCCACACTCATTTATCAATTGTCCTACGAAGGCTGCAGCCCCCTCTACTGTCTGCCCCAATCTTgaacatatatttctttaaaatgactCTTATTAttagaaagtgaaactgaagtcgctcagtcgtgtccgactctttgcgaccctgtggactgtagcctaccaggctcctccatccatgggattctccaggcaagaacactggagtgggttaccatttccttctccaggggatcttcccaaaccacggatcgaacccgagtctcctgaattgcaggcagacgatttaccctctgagccaccagggaagccctattagaaGTTGCTTCCTTTAAAGATAATCAAGCCTAAGTAACTGAACTCTATATTCTTAGTTCTCTTCTCTCCCCAACAATCCCCAAAGACTTTTTCTATCCTAAATGTTGAACCTATTGGAGAATGTACTTCTGTGGATAATTTTCTATAGAgagatgtgtatatacacacacatacactcacatgtgcatgcctgctcagttgtgtctgactgtttgcgaccctggggactgtagcccgccaggcttctctgtccatgggatttcccaggcaagaatactggagtgagttgccatttcctcctccaagggatcttcccaatccagggatcgaacccacatctcctatgtctcctgcattggcaggcagattctttaccaccgtgccacctgggaagcccactctcaCATGTGCTCATATATGTATTATAGCATCGTTGGGGTATTTGTCTAATAGAGTTTAATATTGCTTTCTGTGATTACTTACTAagccctgttttttcttttttttgcattttcataggcCCTTGTTCTGTGCTATTTTCTGGAAACTAACGTAAAGCAGTATAACCTGGTCGACAAAAATGTGATTGAAATTGGAGCTGGAACAGGGCTCGTCTCCATTGTGGCGAGTTTACTTGGTAAGTAGCTGCTTTAGATCAAGTGGGATCAGAGAATCCAATGATCCGATAGCATTAGTTGCTTTTGGTATCCATTTactatgcctggagaattccatggactgtatagtccctgaggtcgcaaagagttggacacgactgagcaactttcactttcattttactaTAACCTGGgcctatttttttaatatatatatatatatatatatataaatataaatgatagtttattttgaaattctcCTCCTGATAGAAAGTTGGTCCCAGTTTCTCATAAGTGAgtctttttacatattttttttttgtacatatattccccccccacccccccacccccacccccacccccacccccgtttttttttcctgggcttGTTTGCCTTCTTATTCCTGATATTAAGGAAtatcttttagttttttcttatttttatttatttatttctagttttattctgaaaattttatgtattttcaattgaagggtaattgctttacaatactgtgttggtttctgctcttcatcaacatgaatcagggcCTGTTTTCAACCCCTTCATGCTTTGAATGGGCTTCATTAAGAAACTTAACGATGTTAAAGTCACCTAACTGGTTTCTTTCCGAATTTTCTGGGAAGCTGTATTAGTTCTTCTCCTGGGGTGTAGGTCACAAGCGCATTCTAGCCGGCATGTATATCCTGGCATTCTGGCTGCTGGAGGACATGGGAAATATGAGGCATAGGCAGAGCTGACTGCTGCGGACTCTCtcttctttatttaaatttcagCCCCATTTCAACGTCCCCATATACTTGGTGTATTCCTTTTGGATTTTGAAgtcattttcttttatgaaaaagcACCTGTTAGAATAGAGAAAGAGTGTTAGAAGTCACGTCTGCTTCTCAGTTTAGGCACATGtccttgaatttattttctcagttatttccattcttcttttgcgATCGCTTGTTCTTTCACCAGCATCTTCTTTTCCAACTAAATGTGCGATGGTCTCTACGTGTGTCTGAGCCTGCTtcaatcttttttgttgttgttatctatTTCACAGCCTTAATTTATCTGCCTTCTCTGATGTGTGCAGCCCAAATCCGCCTTGATTTCCTTGGTCTTCAGAAGTGCACACCTGCCACTCTAAAATCTTGAGGGGAGTTCAAGATTTAGCAATTCACAACTTTCTAAAACACTGGAGAAATATAGGACCCTTGAAACCCtccccaaatattttatttttataaattgctCTGTCTTGACATTGCTTTGAAAGTCACCATCCCACTTAGTATGGCTAGTGTCAGAGGTCCTCTTGGATTTATACCTGAAAGCTTCCTCATCTAAGAGCAGAATTTGTGTTTGGGGAAGTTGTCCATTCATTAAAAAGAATCAGTCCCTTTGGTCTGCTTGTATGACTTGACACAAGCATCAGAAGAGGGAAGCTTTGTTTGGTCAGTGGTGGTGTTTACCTCTAGACATGAAGCTCTTCATAGTCAGCCCCAgtgcctcagttcagtcactcagtcgtgtccgactctttgcaaccccatggactgcagcacgccaggcttccctgtccatcaccaactcccggagtttactcaaaccccatgttcattgagttggtgacaccatccaaccatctcatcctctttcaacCCCTTCAGATAGTTTATATTCCTATGGGTGAAGGGCAGTGGAGGGAGGAGTCATTCCTTATcctgagattttaaaaagatttgttgAACTTGATAGACCTCCCaccctatacacacacactagaaTGCAGAGATTTTTATCTCTGTGATTCTACcaatgaaatgtttatttcccTCCCATTTTAATAGTTTCCAGAAATAGATTCAATAGCCAGAGAAATTTGCCATCATGGGTGAGAAATGGGTTCTAAACTGGTCTGGGGTGAACTGGATTCCCCTCCAGATCTATTCTCTCGTCCCTTACCCGAGTCTGTCCTTGTCTGATGTAGATTTCAGACAATTCTAGACTTATATACACATTGTTTTCAGGTTCTCCAACTGCCTAAAGTTCATGTTAGGGGACAGACTTTATTGAGTTTTGGTGtaaaattttctcctgaaaatgACCGCCAGTATTCAGTTTTAACTATGggtttctttatatgttttcatCTGAGCATTCTGTTCTGTGTGTATGACCTTTGGCTGCATGAGCTGTCTGTGCAGgttgtgtgtgcacgcgtgctcagtcactcagtctttgtgaccccatggactgctgcctgcccggcccctctgtccatgggatttcccaggcaagaatactggagtgggctgccatttcctcctccaggggatcttcctgacccaggaatgggatctacgtctcctgcattgccaggtggattctttatctgctgagccacctgggaagccccaaatgcaGGTTGTAAGAGTCAGGCTTATAATGGGGTCAAGCTGAAACCATGGGCATGAACCTGGGTGTCATGATACTTTCAATGTAGTGACACTGAGAAGTCGTCTCTCCTGCTTCCACTTCTCACACTTAAGCACTTCCTGGTCAATGATGGGGTGCTCAGTGTTACGTACACTCATTTGGTCTCACATGATTGGAGCTCAGGTTTCTTTTAGGGAAGATCCCATTCATCTTTCAACAGTGACATCTGATTGTTCCAATCCAATGAGGATACCAAAAATCTTTGAATTTCCCTTCCTTTTGatgttttaagtagataaatagaAAATCACAGCaagaataacaaaacaaaactgaccaaaaaaagaaaaaaaacccaggaGACCAGAAAAGTGCAGCAGATGTAAAAGCATCAATACCTGGAGAACCTAATTGTGTGTAAGGGGAGGCGCGAGGCTACCTTAGCATCCATTCTGAAGGCATCTCCCTCTTGTGTGTACTGTGTCTTTGACGTGGGGCTAGCCTTCGTGCCGAATTGCAAAGTGCATGGTGGCTCACAAACCGATGGCTTCACCTCATCCCATGAAGGTTTCTCTCCCTGCTGTCCTTTGTCTCCCAGGCGCACACGTGACTGCCACAGATTTACCCGAGTTACTTGGAAACCTGCAGTATAATATTTCTCGAAACACCAAAATGAAAGCTAAGCATCTGCCTCAGGTCAAAGAGCTCTCCTGGGGTGTAGCTCTAGACAAGAACTTCCCCAGGGCTTCCATCAACTTTGACTACATCCTGGCGGCCGACGTCGTCTATGCTCATCCATTTCTCGAAGAACTCCTCGTTACCTTCGACCATCTGTGCAAAGAAACCACCGTCATCCTCTGGGTCATGAAAttcaggctggagaaggaaaataaatttgtggATAGATTTGAGCAGTTGTTTGACCTGGAGGAGATTTCTAGTTTCCCTAGCCTGAATATTAAGTTGTATAAAGCGATGAAGAAAAATCAGAAGAGTGCATGTTATTCTCAAAGGAGGATGTGGAAAGCGAAGCCAATTTCTGGTAGATTATTGCTTTAGCAAAGACCTAGATAATCTGATGTAGCACTGACTTTCCCaaggggaaacacacacacacacacacacacacacacacacacacacacgcgcgcgcgtgCGCCTCACCCCAGGCAGGGATGTTCCCAGATGTAGCATGTGGATCTAGAGAACTGCACAGCCATTGTGTGCTAATTGATTAGGACAAGGGCTGCTTTCCTTATCTTTCTATAGCACCATCTTTAATTATTATCATCTTAATACATGGTGCAGTCATTGTTAAGGTATAACTGTTGAACAATGGTTTTTAATGAACAATGGTTTTTAATAATGGTGTCTCTCACATAAGCTTACGTGATTCTCtctttagaaataaagaaatggacTCTAGTGAGCTCACAAATAAATCAGAAAAGGTGAACATAGGGTGTGATGGTCGGTGTGAAATTACTGTGGCTTCGTTAGTGCCAGCTTACAGGTGGTCTTTCTTCTCTGCTCGGCAGGGTGGGTCTCCAACACAACCCCTGAAATCAATCAAGCTGGTGGATTTGAGGTTATGGGCAAGGCCATTTCACAGTTCACTCcagtaaatgaaaaatgaatggaaGAACACATAAAAACAGCTGAAATTTTGGGGGgagttattgttttatttttaagccaaGTATAGATACTCTGTATcacaagaacagaaataaatataaaagtttgAGTTGAagatacacatgaaaagatttcaGTCTCTAATCTCAAATAACCAGACATATGGCTGTTATTAACATTTAAAGCTTTTCTGATGAACATACAGAGACCTAGATATTTGAAATCCTATGTGCtttcttcccaccccccaccccctgccaggtCCTTAGAGATTAGAATAAAGTCTGAAGT contains the following coding sequences:
- the LOC129624736 gene encoding protein-lysine methyltransferase METTL21E isoform X1; this encodes MILFNLLETQLTRVHSFQEMIKKASIYRHPLANHLMDPEVQKESGEDDADRTVVAEIMRRCFVPAFVTTIPWEGFHFAGHEIRINEATDCYGAVVWPSALVLCYFLETNVKQYNLVDKNVIEIGAGTGLVSIVASLLGAHVTATDLPELLGNLQYNISRNTKMKAKHLPQVKELSWGVALDKNFPRASINFDYILAADVVYAHPFLEELLVTFDHLCKETTVILWVMKFRLEKENKFVDRFEQLFDLEEISSFPSLNIKLYKAMKKNQKSACYSQRRMWKAKPISGRLLL
- the LOC129624736 gene encoding protein-lysine methyltransferase METTL21E isoform X2, whose amino-acid sequence is MIKKASIYRHPLANHLMDPEVQKESGEDDADRTVVAEIMRRCFVPAFVTTIPWEGFHFAGHEIRINEATDCYGAVVWPSALVLCYFLETNVKQYNLVDKNVIEIGAGTGLVSIVASLLGAHVTATDLPELLGNLQYNISRNTKMKAKHLPQVKELSWGVALDKNFPRASINFDYILAADVVYAHPFLEELLVTFDHLCKETTVILWVMKFRLEKENKFVDRFEQLFDLEEISSFPSLNIKLYKAMKKNQKSACYSQRRMWKAKPISGRLLL